From a region of the Candidatus Sulfotelmatobacter sp. genome:
- a CDS encoding NDP-sugar synthase: MRAMILAGGMSTRLYPLTKQVPKPLVPVAGEPISGHVMRWLASHGYDEVAINTFYLADAVEEAFGDGGGYGTRLHYLREKELTGSAGALKQMEGWFAGTFVVVGCDDLTDADLTALVAFHQQRGALATIGLVEAEEVDQYGVVILDGDGRITGFQEKPAKGTERSKLANTGIYVFEPEIFARIPADTFYDFGKQVFPELLADGLPFYGMHLRDAYWRDVGTPDEYRRANDDVLSGKVVVRGTRATGVPADVHVPADARIEGDVRVGNGVRLGAGVRIVGPSVVGDGVVLGERAVVERGILWTGARVGAGAVVRDAIVGKGYDVAGGTTLADAIVANEPTVV, translated from the coding sequence ATGCGCGCGATGATTCTCGCGGGCGGGATGAGCACGCGGCTCTACCCGCTCACCAAACAGGTCCCCAAGCCCCTCGTCCCGGTGGCCGGCGAACCGATCAGCGGGCACGTGATGCGCTGGCTCGCCTCGCACGGATACGACGAGGTCGCGATCAACACGTTCTACCTGGCCGACGCGGTCGAGGAGGCGTTCGGCGACGGCGGCGGCTACGGCACGCGGCTGCACTACCTGCGCGAGAAAGAGCTGACCGGGAGCGCCGGCGCGCTCAAACAGATGGAGGGCTGGTTCGCGGGCACCTTCGTCGTCGTCGGCTGCGACGATCTCACCGACGCCGACCTGACCGCGCTGGTGGCGTTCCACCAGCAGCGCGGCGCGTTGGCGACCATCGGCCTGGTCGAAGCGGAGGAAGTCGATCAGTACGGCGTCGTCATCCTCGACGGCGACGGCCGCATCACGGGCTTCCAGGAGAAGCCCGCGAAGGGGACGGAGCGCTCGAAGCTCGCCAACACCGGCATCTACGTCTTCGAGCCCGAGATCTTCGCGCGCATCCCCGCCGACACGTTCTACGACTTCGGCAAACAGGTGTTTCCGGAGCTGCTCGCCGACGGGCTGCCGTTTTACGGAATGCACTTGCGCGACGCATACTGGCGCGACGTCGGCACGCCGGACGAGTACCGGCGCGCCAACGACGACGTGCTCTCGGGGAAGGTCGTCGTGCGCGGCACGCGCGCGACCGGCGTGCCCGCCGACGTGCACGTGCCGGCCGATGCGCGGATCGAAGGCGACGTCCGCGTCGGCAACGGCGTGCGGCTCGGCGCGGGCGTGCGCATCGTCGGGCCGAGCGTGGTCGGCGACGGCGTCGTGCTCGGCGAGCGGGCGGTGGTCGAACGCGGCATCTTGTGGACGGGCGCGCGCGTCGGCGCCGGCGCGGTCGTGCGTGACGCGATCGTCGGCAAGGGCTACGACGTGGCCGGCGGTACGACGCTTGCCGACGCGATCGTCGCCAACGAACCGACCGTGGTGTAG
- a CDS encoding DUF427 domain-containing protein: MKATWNGAVLAESDKTEVVEGNHYFPPDAIKKQYFAPSDTHTVCPWKGTASYYTVQVDGKNNPDAAWYYPETSDEAKNIKGYVAFWKGVEVKP; the protein is encoded by the coding sequence GTGAAAGCCACATGGAACGGGGCCGTCCTGGCCGAGAGCGACAAGACCGAGGTCGTCGAGGGCAACCACTACTTCCCGCCCGACGCGATCAAAAAGCAATACTTCGCGCCGTCGGACACGCACACGGTGTGTCCGTGGAAGGGCACCGCGAGTTACTACACGGTGCAGGTCGACGGGAAGAACAACCCGGATGCGGCTTGGTACTATCCGGAGACCAGCGACGAGGCCAAGAACATCAAGGGCTACGTCGCCTTCTGGAAGGGCGTCGAGGTCAAGCCGTAG
- the ribD gene encoding bifunctional diaminohydroxyphosphoribosylaminopyrimidine deaminase/5-amino-6-(5-phosphoribosylamino)uracil reductase RibD, protein MVLSGDQRRGQEHQGLRRLLEGRRGQAVGPEGVYLARACELAARAIPDAAPNPPVGCVLVRDGVTLGEGWHHRRGEAHAEVEALRDARARGNDPRGATAYVSLEPCDHHGRTPPCSLALVEAGIARVVAGALDPNPRTAAGGVRRLRAAGIDVAVVELPAARALIERFRWTVAHDRPYVTLKMAMSLDGYVVARPGERRQLTGPAATERVRRLRWEHDAVMVGAGTVRVDDPQLTVRPHITRRAPYRRVVVCETAPIPAGSRVLHPPPDAPPGAYAPTIVLAPAGARAAFAELEPLAQVVYVGDAAARELELGAALDALHALGVSSVLCEGGPTLAGRLLARGLVERLVWFVAPVLLRGPAAVPVLAGADVTGKDGWRFDRIERVGEDMLLSADLTTCSPA, encoded by the coding sequence TTGGTACTATCCGGAGACCAGCGACGAGGCCAAGAACATCAAGGGCTACGTCGCCTTCTGGAAGGGCGTCGAGGTCAAGCCGTAGGCCCCGAGGGCGTCTACCTCGCGCGCGCGTGCGAATTGGCCGCTCGCGCGATCCCGGATGCGGCGCCGAATCCGCCGGTCGGCTGCGTGCTGGTGCGCGACGGCGTCACGCTGGGCGAGGGCTGGCATCACCGTCGCGGTGAGGCGCACGCCGAGGTCGAGGCGTTGCGCGACGCGCGCGCGCGCGGCAACGATCCGCGCGGCGCGACGGCCTACGTCTCGCTCGAGCCGTGCGATCACCACGGTCGCACGCCGCCGTGCTCGCTCGCGCTCGTCGAGGCCGGCATCGCGCGCGTCGTCGCGGGCGCGCTCGACCCGAACCCGCGCACGGCCGCAGGCGGCGTGCGCCGCTTGCGTGCGGCTGGCATCGACGTCGCGGTCGTCGAGCTGCCCGCGGCGCGGGCGCTGATCGAGCGCTTTCGCTGGACGGTCGCGCACGACCGGCCGTACGTGACCCTGAAGATGGCGATGTCGCTCGACGGTTACGTCGTCGCGCGCCCGGGCGAGCGGCGCCAGCTGACCGGGCCGGCCGCGACGGAACGCGTGCGGCGTTTGCGCTGGGAGCACGACGCGGTGATGGTCGGTGCCGGTACCGTGCGCGTCGACGATCCGCAGCTCACCGTACGCCCGCACATCACGCGCCGCGCGCCGTATCGGCGCGTCGTCGTCTGCGAGACGGCGCCGATCCCGGCCGGCAGCCGGGTCCTGCACCCCCCGCCCGACGCGCCACCGGGCGCGTACGCGCCGACCATCGTGCTGGCGCCGGCGGGCGCGCGCGCCGCCTTCGCCGAGCTCGAACCGCTGGCGCAGGTCGTCTACGTCGGCGACGCCGCCGCGCGCGAGCTGGAGCTGGGGGCCGCGCTCGACGCGCTGCACGCGCTCGGCGTGAGCAGCGTGCTGTGCGAGGGCGGCCCGACGTTGGCCGGACGGCTGCTGGCACGCGGGCTGGTCGAGCGGCTGGTGTGGTTCGTCGCGCCGGTGCTGCTGCGCGGGCCGGCAGCGGTTCCAGTCCTGGCCGGCGCCGATGTGACCGGGAAAGACGGGTGGCGCTTCGACCGCATCGAACGCGTCGGCGAAGACATGCTGCTCTCCGCGGATCTCACCACGTGTTCTCCGGCCTGA
- a CDS encoding riboflavin synthase encodes MFSGLIAHAGKVAWIEGDGARGMTLAVEAPGAIADGVAHGDSVAIDGVCLTVVGFDARLMRFDVVPETVARTEIGDLRAGDRVNVELSLRLGDRLGGHLVYGHVDATAPILAKDDEGQGFRLRVGLPDSLAPFIVEKGYIAVDGVSLTVASVEDGAFTIALIPETARRTTLGPKGVGARVNLEVDPVARYARGAFDAYARAGVPTA; translated from the coding sequence GTGTTCTCCGGCCTGATCGCGCACGCGGGCAAGGTCGCCTGGATCGAAGGCGACGGCGCGCGCGGAATGACGTTGGCCGTCGAAGCGCCCGGCGCGATCGCCGACGGCGTCGCGCACGGCGACTCGGTCGCGATCGACGGCGTGTGTTTGACGGTCGTCGGGTTCGACGCGCGCTTGATGCGCTTCGACGTCGTTCCCGAGACGGTGGCGCGCACGGAGATCGGTGATTTGCGTGCCGGCGACCGCGTCAACGTCGAGCTCTCGCTGCGGCTCGGCGACCGGCTGGGTGGCCACCTCGTCTACGGCCACGTCGATGCGACCGCGCCGATCCTGGCCAAGGACGACGAAGGCCAAGGCTTTCGGCTGCGCGTCGGCTTGCCCGACTCGCTGGCCCCCTTCATCGTCGAGAAGGGCTACATCGCGGTCGACGGCGTCAGCCTGACCGTCGCCTCCGTCGAGGACGGTGCGTTCACGATCGCGTTGATCCCGGAGACGGCGCGCCGCACCACGCTGGGCCCCAAGGGCGTCGGCGCGCGGGTCAACCTCGAAGTCGATCCGGTCGCGCGCTACGCGCGCGGCGCGTTCGACGCCTACGCACGCGCCGGCGTCCCGACCGCGTGA
- a CDS encoding thioesterase family protein, whose product MIRSGPSVRERVRWSDVDKMDVVYYARYVRFMEAAESEFFRALGFPYDRLSEDLGVWIARVKLELHFKAPARLDDEVLCHAELVKVGGSSMTFAFPISREDGTRLADGGLVLAALDRRTMKATRLPEPLRVALLDT is encoded by the coding sequence GTGATCCGATCCGGCCCGAGCGTGCGCGAGCGCGTGCGCTGGAGCGACGTCGACAAGATGGACGTCGTCTACTACGCGCGCTACGTGCGCTTCATGGAAGCCGCCGAGAGCGAGTTCTTTCGCGCGCTCGGCTTTCCGTACGACCGCCTGAGCGAGGACCTGGGTGTGTGGATCGCCCGGGTCAAGCTCGAGCTGCACTTCAAAGCGCCGGCGCGGCTGGACGACGAGGTGCTCTGTCACGCCGAGCTGGTGAAAGTCGGCGGCTCGTCGATGACGTTCGCGTTTCCGATCTCGCGCGAGGACGGCACGCGTCTGGCCGACGGCGGCCTCGTGCTCGCCGCGCTCGACCGCCGCACGATGAAGGCGACGCGTCTGCCCGAACCGCTGCGCGTCGCCCTGCTCGACACCTAG
- a CDS encoding substrate-binding domain-containing protein, whose amino-acid sequence MFRHAFLSALLCLGLLPLPAAAAPPAVVLATTTSTQDTGLLDVLVPAFEKASGYTVKTIAVGTGAALAMGERGDADVLLVHAPGAEASYMAKGRGLSRALVMHNAFIVVGPPSDPARVKGSATAQDAFAAIARTGAPFVSRADDSGTNIKELALWKAAGVTPEGSWYVKTGSGMGDTLHVASQKAAYTLSDDGTYLSQRATLSLVPVVEDAKDLLNVYHVIVVKPIPGRVSDLAGGEAFASFVVSPQGQQIIRTFGRERFGRPLFTPDAGKGE is encoded by the coding sequence ATGTTTCGCCATGCGTTCCTCTCCGCGCTCTTGTGCCTGGGTCTGCTGCCATTGCCCGCAGCCGCGGCGCCACCGGCCGTCGTCCTCGCGACGACCACCAGTACGCAAGATACCGGCTTACTCGACGTGCTCGTCCCGGCATTCGAGAAGGCCAGCGGGTACACGGTGAAGACGATCGCGGTCGGGACCGGCGCGGCGCTGGCTATGGGCGAGCGGGGCGACGCGGACGTGCTGTTGGTGCACGCACCTGGCGCCGAGGCTTCGTACATGGCCAAAGGACGCGGGCTCTCCCGCGCACTCGTGATGCATAACGCGTTCATCGTGGTCGGGCCGCCGTCGGATCCGGCGCGCGTGAAGGGTTCCGCCACCGCTCAGGACGCGTTCGCCGCGATCGCGCGGACTGGCGCGCCGTTCGTCTCACGGGCGGACGACTCGGGCACGAACATCAAGGAACTGGCGCTTTGGAAGGCGGCCGGCGTGACACCGGAGGGCTCGTGGTACGTGAAGACGGGCAGCGGGATGGGCGACACACTGCACGTTGCCTCGCAGAAGGCGGCGTACACGCTAAGCGATGACGGCACCTATCTCTCGCAGCGAGCGACGCTCTCGCTCGTGCCGGTCGTCGAGGACGCGAAGGATCTGCTGAACGTCTACCACGTCATCGTCGTGAAGCCGATTCCGGGACGCGTCTCGGACCTGGCCGGCGGCGAGGCGTTCGCGTCATTCGTCGTTTCGCCGCAGGGGCAGCAGATCATCCGAACGTTCGGTCGTGAGCGGTTCGGTCGGCCGCTGTTCACGCCCGACGCTGGCAAGGGCGAATAG
- a CDS encoding ABC transporter permease gives MVEIAALSVAVSAAGTALGAVLAIPGALWIAFGRSPFRRALLALFTVGLGLPPVAVGLAVAFALWRSGPLGFLDVLYTPGAMVLAQTIVVFPLIGTLAVVALRGIDPTLPAQLAGLGLRARDRYVLLAREVAPGLVAALLAGFGRAIAEVGAAQMSGGNIEGQTRVLTTATMLAVGRGEFGEAFGYVAVLLGIMAVASGVALALQARWA, from the coding sequence GTGGTCGAGATCGCGGCCCTCTCCGTCGCGGTCTCAGCCGCCGGTACGGCGCTCGGCGCGGTCCTCGCAATCCCCGGTGCGCTATGGATCGCCTTCGGCCGCTCGCCGTTCCGCCGCGCGTTGCTGGCACTCTTCACAGTCGGCTTAGGGCTGCCGCCGGTGGCGGTTGGCCTTGCCGTCGCGTTCGCATTGTGGCGCAGTGGCCCCCTGGGGTTTCTTGACGTGCTCTACACTCCCGGGGCGATGGTGCTCGCGCAGACGATCGTCGTCTTCCCGTTGATCGGCACCCTTGCGGTCGTGGCGCTGCGCGGGATCGACCCGACACTGCCCGCGCAACTGGCCGGGCTCGGTCTGCGCGCCCGCGACCGCTACGTGCTCTTGGCGCGCGAGGTCGCGCCCGGTCTAGTGGCCGCGCTCCTGGCCGGGTTCGGCCGGGCCATCGCGGAGGTCGGCGCGGCGCAGATGAGCGGCGGGAACATCGAGGGACAGACGCGCGTGCTGACGACGGCGACGATGCTGGCCGTCGGCCGTGGGGAGTTCGGCGAGGCGTTCGGATACGTCGCGGTGCTGCTTGGGATCATGGCCGTGGCGAGCGGAGTTGCACTGGCATTACAAGCGCGGTGGGCGTGA
- a CDS encoding ATP-binding cassette domain-containing protein, translating into MRARALRVERGAFRLEVEDLVAGAGGLAVLGPNGAGKTTLLHALAGLVPTTGMIDRPERIATLFAAPALLRGRVEWNVSEPLRRLGVVNAQARAAEALAAVGLADLAETDARRLSTGQRQRVGIARVLALRAQALLLDEPFANVDAENRPTMREAVRGAVARSGGTLVLATTSLTDVLALCSRAVVLREGRVSRVLGVETLTHDDDPYLSALAAEASIALPGV; encoded by the coding sequence GTGAGGGCACGCGCCCTGCGCGTCGAGCGCGGAGCGTTCCGGCTAGAGGTTGAGGATCTCGTTGCGGGCGCCGGCGGCCTGGCAGTGCTTGGGCCGAACGGCGCGGGGAAGACGACGCTGCTGCACGCGCTGGCGGGACTGGTTCCAACGACGGGCATGATCGACCGACCCGAGCGGATAGCGACGCTATTCGCTGCCCCGGCCCTGCTGCGCGGCCGCGTCGAGTGGAATGTATCCGAGCCGCTGCGCCGGCTTGGCGTCGTTAACGCGCAGGCGCGCGCCGCCGAGGCGCTCGCGGCGGTGGGGCTGGCCGATCTGGCCGAAACTGACGCCCGACGGCTTTCCACTGGGCAGCGTCAGCGCGTGGGGATCGCGCGCGTGCTCGCATTGCGGGCGCAGGCGCTGCTGCTGGACGAGCCGTTCGCGAACGTCGATGCGGAGAATCGTCCGACGATGCGCGAGGCGGTGCGCGGCGCCGTGGCACGCTCGGGGGGTACGCTGGTCCTCGCGACGACGAGTCTCACGGACGTGCTCGCGCTCTGTTCGCGCGCTGTGGTACTGCGTGAAGGTCGGGTGAGCCGCGTTCTCGGCGTAGAGACGCTCACGCACGACGACGATCCGTACCTAAGCGCCCTGGCCGCCGAAGCCTCGATCGCCCTGCCAGGAGTCTAG
- a CDS encoding PadR family transcriptional regulator yields MNHFFHEHGHIHGRGRHRRGVFGPGFPFDVRFERGFEKGFGGRWKARTRRGDMKFLVLETIAEQPRHGYEIIRAIEEKRGFRPSAGSIYPTLQFLEDGGFVSGAEVDGKRVYTITDAGRAMLADRANEREDDEDAIDEDDDARHRLKHAAIKLAGAVMSARGADESTLEKVRTILDRARKEIYGLLAEDEA; encoded by the coding sequence ATGAACCATTTCTTCCACGAGCACGGCCACATCCATGGCCGTGGACGACACCGCCGGGGTGTCTTCGGACCCGGCTTCCCCTTCGACGTGCGCTTCGAGCGCGGGTTCGAGAAAGGCTTCGGCGGCCGCTGGAAGGCGCGCACGCGCCGCGGCGACATGAAGTTCTTGGTCCTCGAAACGATTGCCGAACAGCCGCGTCACGGCTACGAGATCATCCGCGCCATCGAAGAGAAGCGCGGCTTCCGTCCCAGCGCCGGCTCCATCTACCCGACCCTGCAGTTCCTCGAGGACGGCGGCTTCGTCAGCGGCGCCGAGGTCGACGGCAAGCGCGTCTACACGATCACCGACGCGGGCCGCGCCATGCTGGCCGACCGCGCCAACGAGCGTGAGGACGACGAAGATGCGATCGACGAAGACGACGATGCCCGTCACCGCCTCAAGCACGCCGCCATCAAGCTGGCCGGTGCCGTCATGAGCGCCCGCGGCGCCGACGAGTCGACGCTCGAGAAGGTCCGTACCATCCTCGATCGCGCGCGCAAAGAGATCTACGGTCTGTTGGCCGAGGACGAAGCCTAA
- a CDS encoding DoxX family protein → MKHGHFRRAREGAVGLTAARVVFGLSAVAFGVVSLVWHDSDLWQHVHAIGPQAATIVVWCCTFAQVLGGIALLLPRAARPASVVLGIVYGLLTLGCVEDIAQAPASYGSYIDFFELGSLVCGALAACAATEASATRSLMLGRIARIGLGICTVSFTIAQIYYFGLTTKLVPTWIPFGQTFWAIVTTVAFALAAIAILVNVRARLAVRLMALMIGLFGVLVWVPLVVAKPGTLFDWSELSLNFLIAGATWLVAEPTRYAQ, encoded by the coding sequence GTGAAGCATGGCCACTTTCGCCGCGCCCGCGAAGGCGCGGTTGGCCTGACGGCGGCGCGCGTCGTCTTCGGCCTTTCGGCTGTGGCGTTCGGCGTTGTCTCGCTCGTGTGGCACGACTCGGACCTATGGCAACACGTTCACGCGATCGGACCGCAGGCTGCCACGATCGTCGTCTGGTGTTGCACGTTCGCGCAAGTCCTGGGTGGCATCGCCCTGCTGCTCCCGCGCGCGGCGCGTCCGGCGTCGGTGGTGCTGGGCATCGTCTACGGGCTCTTGACGCTGGGGTGCGTCGAAGACATCGCCCAGGCGCCGGCGTCTTACGGCTCATACATCGATTTCTTCGAGCTCGGCTCGCTGGTGTGCGGCGCGCTCGCTGCCTGTGCCGCGACCGAGGCGAGCGCCACGCGATCGCTGATGCTCGGCCGTATCGCGCGCATCGGGCTCGGGATTTGCACGGTCTCGTTCACGATCGCACAGATCTACTATTTCGGCCTGACCACCAAGCTCGTGCCGACGTGGATTCCGTTCGGCCAGACGTTCTGGGCGATCGTGACGACGGTCGCGTTCGCGCTCGCCGCGATCGCCATCCTCGTCAACGTCCGCGCGCGACTGGCGGTGCGGCTGATGGCCCTGATGATCGGACTCTTCGGCGTGCTCGTCTGGGTGCCGCTCGTCGTCGCCAAACCTGGAACGCTCTTCGACTGGAGCGAGTTGTCCTTGAATTTCTTGATCGCGGGCGCTACCTGGCTGGTGGCCGAGCCAACCCGCTATGCGCAGTAG